The Hymenobacter volaticus sequence GTGGTGGCCCTGCTCGACCACGTCTACCAAACGGGAGAAACGTACTACGGCAACGAGCTGCCGCTTCAAATAGCGCAGCCCGATGGCTCGTTGCGCCAAATGTATTTTACCTTCACCTACCAGGCCTACCGCGAGAACGGTGAGATTGTCGGCATTTCCACCTTTGCCTACGATGTCAAGGAGCAGGTAGTAGCCCGCCAAGAACGTGAGGTCGAGCGGCAACTCTTGCTCAGCTTGTTCCAGGAGGCCCCCGCTGGCATCTGTATTCTGGCCGGGCCCGAGCTGGCGTTTGAGTTCGTCAATCCCGGCTACCAGCAGTTGCTACCCGGCCGGGCCCTGCAGGACCGACCTGTCTTCGAGGCGATGCCAGAACTGGTTGGCACGCCCGTGGAAACGCTGCTGCGGCAGGTGTATGCCACTGGTCAACCGCACGAAGCGCAGGGCTTACACGTTCCCGTAGCCCGGCCCACCGATGGCGTCCTCGAAGACCGCTACTTCACTTTTGTTTACCAGGGGCGGCGCGATGCACAGGGACATATCGACGGCATCCTGGTATTTGTGTTTGAGGTTACTGAGCAGGTGCAGGCCCGGCAAGCCGCCGAAGCCAGCAGCCGGCAATTGCGCCTTATCACCGACGCGCTACCCGTACTTATCGGCTACATCGACCGGGAAGAAAAGTACCGCTTTGCTAACCGCGCCTACGAACCCTGGTTTCATTTGCGCGCCGAAGAACTGCTCGGTCGACCCATTCGCGAAGTGGCTGGCCCGCAAGCCTATCCTACTATTCAACCCTACATCGCTCGGGCCCTGGCCGGCGAACCAGTGGAGTTCGAAGTGGAAATGCCCTTCCGCCCGGGATTCACCAAACACATTCATACCATCTACATTCCCGATGTGCAGCACGGCGTTGTGCAAGGTTTCTACACTCTGGTAACCGATGTTACCGAGCAGGTCGAAGCCCGCCGGCAGGTGCAAGACCTCAACCAAGAACTAGCGGCTATCAACGAGAAACTGACGGCCACCAACCGGGATCTGCACGAAAGCAACACGTTGCTCATACGCACAAATGAAGACTTGGACAATTTCATTTACACGGCCTCGCACGACTTAAAAGCTCCAATCAGCAATATTGAGGGCTTACTCTATCTGCTCCGTGACGAGCTGCCTGCTGACGTGGTTCAGCAAGGCAACGTGGCCCCGGCCCTGCACCTCATGCTCGAGGCCGTGGAGCGCTTTAAGCGCACGATTGAGCACCTGACCGATGTCTCCAAGCTGCAAAAAGAACATACTTCGGCCACTCAAGCGGTGCAGTTGGCCACAATTGTGGAAGGCGTGCAGCAGGATTTAGCCCCACTGATTCAAGAAACCGGGGCGCGCCTACTCGTGAACGTAAGCGATTTTCCACCCGTGTCCTTTTCGGAGAAGAACCTGCGTAGCGTAGTCTACAACCTACTCAGCAATGCGCTCAAGTACCGCTCCCCCGACCGTTCGCTCCACGTGGATGTGCGGGCTCACGTGCGGGCCGGTTATACGGTGCTGGAGGTGCACGACAACGGCCTCGGCATTGAGCCCCACCAGCTGCCCAAGCTCTACACCATGTTCCAACGCTTTCACACGCACATCGAAGGCACGGGCATTGGGCTGTTCATGGTCAAGCGCATGGTTGAAAACGCCGGGGGTCGCCTGGAAGTGCACAGCCAGCCCGGTGCGGGCACCACGTTCTTCGTGTACCTACCCCACATGCCCCAGCCGAGTGCCTAAGTCGTTTCCCGCTGATTGCCTCTTGCTTGCTAGCAGCAATCTGCGGCGGATAGCTATACACCAGATTAGTCACCCGGCACGGGCCACCGGCTAGACGCGCGGAGCAACTACCCCTACTAGGTATCCTGCTCTTATCTTACTCGGTATGAGCTACGGGATTCTCGTTTCGCACACGCATGATTGCACCCTTAGAGCGGCCTTTTTTACCGTCTTTTTATCACCCGCTTTCTTAGGAAGATGCAATACCGTTTACCAAAGCTATTGAGCTATCTAAGGGAGATATCAGCGATTACTTAACCGCTGGGATTGTAGCCGAACTAATTGCTCTAAGGTTAGCTCTGCCCGCACGTAGCGCTGCAGCAAATCGAGCGTGGTTAAGCTTACCTGCAGGATACCTGCTTCCGCGAGACCAGAAAGGTGCCGGGCTTTTTCCGCGCGTTGCCGCCAACTTTGTTGCTCTTCTGCTGGAAGCGCCTGAGGAGGAGTTGGAAAATAAGACATAAAAGTAGGATAAGGATAGTACAAACTTGCTTGAATGCTCAAACTAGGGCGTGAAGAGCACATTCCCAAGCAAAAACAGCGAATCTGTTGATTTCCTGGCCCAATAAGGTAAGCCCCGCACACAAGAATGAGGCAGCTGAGTAAAAGGTATTTGCATTCACCGCTAACAAAATGGCCGTGTTTTTGCTGACCCGCTGCTTTGTATTATTTCCTGTCTTTATGAATACGCTAGTTGCTTCCACTTTAGACTCAACTATTACTAAACGCCACCAATTATTTACTACGCTTGTCGGTGTGGTAGCTTTCCGGCACAAAGCATATCTCGAAGAGCAAGCTACTGCGATTGAAGCGTGCTATACGCTTGAGCTACATAACGGCGAAGCTCACATTGAAATGGAGCAGTGGGTGCCCTTGACTCTCGGTTACGAGTTGTATCACTGCTTTGCTAAGAGCTTTGAGTGAAAATCAACGCTTTGATGTTTAGCAGGATACGTCCGGTAACTGATTGGTTTTGCCCGCTTCCTCTTGTAGGCTTCGCCTGACCATTAGGCAGGAAACTACATGTAGAAACAATGCACCGTATTGGTAGGAGAACATAGCTGCCGAAAAGGAGAACCTGAGCGAGACCGACCTGCAAAGCCCTCGTGCTCGTTGGCATCGTTTCCGACACTTGCTACTCGGCCCAGTTTATGACGGCATTGAACCGACAACTGCCGACTCCCTGGTGGCAATCAACGCTGTATCTTAGCTAATTGCCTTCGAGGAAAGACCGAAAGGGAAGAGCTGCTCTTCAACAAGACGACTTTTTCCTTTTTAGTGGTTCTCTGCTCTGATACAGCCCCGTCGACATACAGTCTTATTCTTTTGCCAGGAAGGTTTCCATAGCGGCTAGCGTTTCCAACGGGGCGCTCAGGTGGGGACAGTGGCCGGTGGTGTCGAGCGTAATGAGGGTAGCTTGCGGCAGGTGCTCGAGCAGATAGGCGCCGACTTCCGAGGGAGCCGCAATATCTTGTGAACACTGCACCAGCAAAGTCGGTACAGTCACCCGAGCCAGTTCCGCACGGCAATCCGAGAGAAAGGTAAGGTGGGCAAACTGCTGGGCAAGGGCAGAATCAGCATTGCAGAAATGCTGGGCCAGTTCCTTGGCTAACCTTGCCTCGTTTTCGGCCCGAGCAACAAGGTGGCAAACAGGTTGGCCCAGCTATCATGGTCAACTTTCATCAGGGCCAGTAGTTGCTCCACATCTTCTTTGCTAAACCCGCCGTAGTAGTCTGCTTCGTTGAGGAAATAAGGCGACGCAGCCAAGGCAATGAGTTGACGGAAATGATGGGGTGCCGCAATGGTAGCCAACATACCAATGCTAGCACCTATCGAATGGCCCACTAGAATCACCTCACGCAGATCCAAGGCCTGACAGACGTCGAGCACGTCCTGCACGTACCCGGCCAAGGACATATAGCGCTCGAGCGGGTGGGCAGTAGCCTCCGAACCCACGTAATCGAAGAGTACTAATCGGTAGCGCCGGGCCAGCACCGTCGTCATGCGGTGCCAGATGTGCTGGCTACAGCCAAAACCATTGCAGAGCAGCAACACCTGCTCGCCGCAACCGAGCACCCGCACATTATGACGCTCAAGCACCGCGTTGGGCTGCGTTGCTACCGTGGTAGCAGAAAACAAGTCTGGAAACTAATTAACGGATTTGTCTACGCAACTAACTAAGGGGATAGTAAATGGCGCCATAAGTAAAAGCGGAATGGAAAGAACGTGTAGTCAGGCGGATGCCAAATCTACTTAGTCTAGGATTATTACATTCATCATAAGCTAATTTCACAGCAATTTCTCACCGAAAACACTTCTGGTTACTGGAAAAGTCATTGGTCTCTTGGCCGCGTATACTTCACCAGCCTTTTGGAAGTTGATAGTAAGGCCTTGTGCTTTCCTAAGCCGGTTGAAGAAGCGTTCGACTTCGTTGTAGGGTAATATCGTTTGCGTATACGCCTTGTGTACACTAGTTTCCGTATCCTGAAAGGTTACCTGGCTCACGTGGGACAGACTTGCCTTGGCGCGATGCACGCAGGTGAAACGGTTGGTGAAGATGAGAGGACTTCATCCAATACTGATGACCTTGCGTTAAGGAACTCTTACCTTTACTCGCGTCTGTATAACCTAAACTGTGTTTCGGAACGCGCCCGCTTTACTTGTTTACTCATGATTCGATCTTTTATTGTGGCTACTGGCAGCTGCATTCCAGAAGTTATTCTCCACAATGAGGATTTCTTAGCTGCGCGCTTTTTCACAAAAGAGGGAACGGCCATTACGCAGGAGCCCACTGATGTTCTTCACCGGTTCCGTACCATTACGGGTATTGCGGCGCGGCGCTATGCCCGGCCCGAACAACAAGCCTCCGAGTTAGGATTCATAGCCGCCCAGCAAGCTCTAACTAGTTCGGGCATCGATGCGGAAACACTGGATTACTTGATTGTAGCCCACAACTTTGGTGATGTAGTGCACGGCTCTAACCGGGTTGATCAAGTTCCCTCCTTGGCTTCCCGCATCAAAGCCCGTTTAGCTATCAAGAATCCGGATTGTGTTGCCTACGATATGGCTTTTGGCTGCCCGGGCTGGGTGGAAGCCGTAATTCAAGCCAACTACTACCTGCGTTCGGGCGATGCCAAGCGGTGTCTGGTGATTGGCACCGAGACGTTGTCGCGGGTGGTGGACCCTCATGACCGCGACACGCTGCTTTTCAGCGACGGTAGCGGAGCTGTTATACTAGAAGCGCGTTCCTCCATTGATGCGGGCATTCTGGCGCATCACACCCAAACGCATGCTCACCAGTACGCTAGCTTACTGCAGATGGGCAAGTCCTACGACCCCGCACTACAGGAAAGCCCCGACCGGTTCATGAAAATGGAAGGGCGTAAGCTCTACGAGTTTGCCTTGCAGCACGTTCCGGCCGTCATCAAGCAAGCCTTAGACAAGGCGCAGGTCCCCCTGACCCAAATCAAAAAAGTGCTGATTCATCAAGCCAACGAGAAGATGGATGTCGCCATTCTCGAGCGGCTCTTCCTGCTGTATGGAGAAGCCCGACCGGACTTGCAGCTTATGCCCATGACCATCTCGTGGCTGGGCAATAGTTCGGTGGCTACCGTACCCACCTTACTGGACTTGCTACTCCAAGGGCAATTGCCAGAACACCAGATGGAACCCGGGGACCATGTAATACTAGCATCGGTCGGGGCCGGCATGAACATCAATGCCCTCGTGTATCGTTTTTAACAAAGAGCTATTCCTTGTTCTGACCGAATAAGGTTCAACCGCATTTGGGCCTGCTCACACTCCTTTGGCCCGCTATAGAAGGCATCAGCCATGTTCTCGACAATCCGCAGCCATCTAAGTGCTATAGTGCTCCTGGATCAGTGCCTCTACCGCACACTTACACGGGCACCACTCTGTGAGATTTGAGTTCATCACTCAATTCTTAAACGATAAAAAGTTCAGCCAGCTACAGCATTCGAGTTTGGTGAAATACCTGGCGAAGATGGAAAGCCTTCTTACAAAGAAGAACGACTATTGAAAGCTGAAAAACCATTCGTTTCGGGTCGTGCAAGCACCAGGCTTGTGTACGACCTATGCGGTTTGGATGCACAATTTCGTCCGCATCCTCTTTGAAACTGGTGTTCCGCTGCTCACCGAAAGTGACACCTACGGGATGGTCATTGTTGGCTTTTCCTTGCACCGAGAGTTCGCCTTGCTACAAAGTACTGGCATGCGGCCCTACAATATTTTGTTGGCTAGTACCGTTACTCCCGCCCGCTACCTAAATACAATTGCCACGGAAGGCACCATTGCGGTGGGGAAAAATGCCAACCTCGTCTTGCTAGAAAAGAACCCGCTGAAAAACATCAGCAATACTACCAGCATTGCCGGGGTGCTGCTGCAAGGCCAATGGTTTAACCGTAAGCAGCTCGAACAGCTACTAACGGAAGTTGAATCTGCTTATAAGTAACCAGTATTAATAACTCCAAACACTAGGCAACCCATGCATGGCATGCATGGGTTGCCTAGTGTTTGGAGTTACTAGTATTTGACAAGGTACAGTTGCTAATAGGTGGCATGTCTAGGCCTTATAAGCGTGAGTCCTAATGCCTTTATAGTCCGACTTGCACTGCTTTTGTAGCAATTGAAAACTAGCTCTTGTGCCAGCTATCCTGCATTTACAGTACCGAAATAGCAGAATCAATCTACGATTTCGGTACTGTAAATGCAGGATAGCTGGTAGTTTTCGGAATCAGCAGATAGGGGCAAGGCTGAAACCTAAACCAAGCCAAGGGTCTAGTTTAGAACCTAAGTCTGGTTTGGTATCAGCTACATTTACAGAGCCGGATAGCCGGGATTCTGCGCCAGGTTAGGGTTAGCTGCCAAATGCTGTTGCGGAATGGGGAATAGGGCCTTGGTAGGGTCGCTAGGTTGGTGGGTCCACCAAGTGGCCGTAATGATTGTCCCGAATCGAACCATATCCGTTCTACGCTTGCCTTCGAAGATAACCTCCCGGCCCCGTTCAGCTAGCAGTTCAGGTAAGGTCAGGGTAGCAGCGGTGTATGCTTCTTTGGTAGTGTCGGCGGTCGAGAAAGCCCGCTTGTGAACATCGTTGACCAAGCGTAGGGCTTCAGGGGTTGCTACACCGCCGTTCTCGCGCATCAACGCTTCCGCCTTGTAAAAGTAGATATCGGTCAGGCGGTACAAAATCCAATCGTTGCTCCAGTTCTTGGCCTCCGACTGCCGGCCGGGGCGGTACTTGTTGAAGCGGGCCCCGCTGGTTTCTTCACCATCAATCATGGTCGAGCTGGTCTTGCCTTCGCTGGTGCGCCGGATTTCCTTACGAACACGAGTGGCTTGTCGCGGTACTCTTCGGTGCCGAGCACCGGCTTGGTTGAATTAGCAGCTTGAAACTGCGGCCCGATACGCATAATAACTTAAGAGATGCTTTCAGCGTTTATTTTGAGCAGCTAGTTGCTTGAGCGCCGCTTCCAAAACAGGGTCGTGTCCGCTACGCACATCGCGCGCAGTTAGGTGCACCACTACGTGCGGCTGCACACCTACTCCAACAAATTTCTTACCGTCTGGATAGGTGCGCGCTTGCTGCAGATGCGAGCCTTGCTCCCGCCGGGCAAGCTGAAAGACAAGGCTTGTCCGGTGCTACCGCATGTCGGTTCCCCGATGATTAAGCCGCGCTTTATTGTCTCGAAGGCCACGGCGAAGTCCTCGGCGGCCGAAAATGAGCGCACTGGTATGCAGCACTACCGGGCGCGTGTAAGCGCTGTCGCCCTTGGGTATTATAGGTTTATGGGGCTCCGAGTACCACTGGGGGCCTGTTCCCAAACGGGGTTGGTGTACTGCTGCGAGCCGGTGGGCTGCACGTACCATTCCTGCCAGGGCGTAAACTGGTTGTGCAACGGTCCGCTGCGCTTGCGCAACTTGATGTAGAGGCACCGTTCAAGACCAGTAGCACACGAGCCCTTAAAGTTTACTTGATAGCAGAAAAAAAGAGAACTATCTAGCTGGCAACTAACTAAGTGCAAAGCTAGAGTCCCCCTTTCCGCCTGGCCTTTGCCAACAGGATTCTAACTTTTCTCGAACGTATTTTCGCGGCGCGTTGAGTCGTAGCGCCTAATCACAGAGCGGCCTTGAGCACTAGAAAGCCCCAGCATCGAGGTGTCGGGGCTTAGCTTAAGCAGTTGCTACAAGCGTGCGCTAGCCATGGTGCTCTTTGTAAAGCTTGCGGATCATGCTGATCTGGCCCCGATGATAGATTTCGTCTTCTATCATGTGAAACAGAACCCAAGCCAAGTTGCACCCCGTATCCGCATCGTATCCCTCCGTTTGTTTCGTGAAATCTTCGAACGTTAGGTTTTTCAACGCTTCCAGTAGCAACTGCCTTGAGGCCGTTAAGGACGCTTGGTAAGCATCGATTAGCTGACCGGTAATAAGCTGAGGAAGATACTTGCCCATGTCCAAGGCGGGCTCCCACTGCTGGTTTTCTGCCTCAGTCAGCTTTCTGTGTTCCACGTATTCGATGCGGAAGTAATGCTCCAGCGCCGTGATGTGCGACAACAGCGCCCCAATGGTATTCCAGCCCGCTTTGTATTGCCAATCCAGTTCCTGCACCTGTAGGTGCTGCACGGTTTGCCAGGTAGTCACGCGCACATCTTCCAGCATACCAAGCAGATAGTCCAGGGAGTGGTCGGCGGAGCTGCCAAAGCGGATGTGGAAAGTTCTCTTGTTCATGGATGACAGTTGTTGAACAGCGCCAGCAGTTTTTAACTGATTGAAAATCGACGAGGCACCTTGAGGCGGCGTGAAGTAAGTGAAAGAACTGACTGGTGCTACTTAAAACAAGTTTCAACGAACAGCAAAAGCGCGTTGGAACCGCGGCTTCGCGGCAAGCTGCTGAGCCAGTAAAGTACCCGATGTGTAAACGGCTCGTTCACGCAACACGCGTTGCAGAGCGCGGGCGAGCTGCCGGGAAGTGCGCCGCCCCTTGCTTAGATCAAGGCACACATCATTGAGGCGTTCTTCATAGACCAGTTGGTCTTGGTTGTTGTAGAAACGCACGATAGTGTAGTCGCGGGTTTTGCTGTTCGTTTCTATGTTCCAATACCCTGGAAGGCTGGATTCGGTCGTGCGCGCTTGAGCCCAGCTTTGAGTGGTAACGAGCAGCAGTAGGCTAAAGGCAAAGAAAAGACAAAGAGCAGGTCGCATAGCTTGGAAAGATTAAGTGGCAAAATGGCATCAGTAATTCTAGATAAAGGGGGGGCAGACGAGCAAGCAGCCACCAGCGCATTGTAACCGAAAGTGTGTGTAATGCTGGTCGTGAAAACCTAGCAACAGGCCACTGCAAGCCCACAACTGGCAAATGGTTGCGGCAATGAACCAGCGAAGGCAGAGCTAGCGAAAGAGCCCTTTGGCTATTTGTCGCGCACTAGGCGTACGGGCAAGTGGGGCGGGTTGTAGCCCACCGGATACGCCCGGATGGCAGCGTAGGTGTCGCTGGGCAACTGGATGATCTGGAAGGCGAGCGGATTGTCGCTGGCGTCTTTTTCCGAGGTCCAAAGCAAACAGTTGGTGCCTTCGCCATTGGGGCTGCCGTTGGTAACGCGCAGGTTGGCGGGCACGGCCGTGAAGCCCGAGCTATTGGTGGCGTAGCCGTCTTGCTTGAGCCAGCCCGTGGTGGCCATCAACCGGCCCAGGCGGCGCTTGGAATCCAGGTCTTCGCCGTTGGTGGAGCCCCATTGATCCAGCGCTAATCCTTGCGAGGCCAAAAGTTGCTCGTAGTCGCGCCGGGTCGGGATGCGCCAGCCGGCGGGCACCGGAATGGCCGCCAGATCCACGAACTTCAGGAAGGCGCCATAATGGGGTTTGCTGTCGTCTTTGATGCCACCGTTGCCGGCGTAGTTAACGCTCATCCACTCCTGACTGCCAATGCTCACCGTCGGGTAATACAAGTTGCCCACCTGCACATAGGTGCCCGTGGTAGGTGGTTTGGTGTACAGCCCGCCGGGGTTGGTAGGGACGGAGCCGCCGCCCACTTTACGGTACTTCACCGAAATCAGGTTGGCGCCATCCACGCGCTTGGCCGTGAGGTAGTTGATTGAGGAAGTGAAGGTGGTGGCTTCCGGCCCGCGCAAAATGCTTGCGTACGTCAGCATGTCTTTCCGCTGGATAGGCGCCTCCTTAAAACCTGTGTACTTGTTGCTGAACACCCGCATAACCCCCGATTGAGCGTGGAAAGTGAGCGAGGAAGGGTTGCCGGCCTGGTACTCCAGCGTGCCCGTGACTTTGTAGAGCCGTTGCTGCACCTCGTCGCTGCCATTAAATACTTCGGAGGTGTATTCCACGGCGTTCTTACCGTCTTTGGTGAACACCATCGTCCGGAATTCTTTGAAGCCTTGCTCGCCCTGGAAGGTACCGGCCTCCCAGTTGGCGGTGAGCGGGCCAGTATTGCTGTCGGCAAACCAGGTGCCTACCAGCTCGTCGGGAATGGCTGTGGCGGGCGTGTTGATGACTTCCTCATCGCCGTTGTTGCCGCCGGTTGTAGTGGGCTCGGGGTCTTTCTTGTGGCAGCCGCTCAAAGAGTTGCCGAGCGTTAGCAGCAGCAAGGCGGTGAAAAGGAAAGGATGGGTGCGTTTCATAGCAAAAAATGTGGGCCAGCCGCTGCGTCGTGCTCTCGGCAGCAAGCCGCGCCCGTGACAGGTTAAAAAAGAAGTTAGTTTTCAACTACTGAGAATTCGCCGCTGAACGGCTTGCCGGTTTTCGCGCACATATCCTCGTCGTTCTGATCGAGCAGGGCGCCGGTGAAAGTGCCCTTTGCGACCTTGCCGGCCACGTATTCGGTCACGTTCACGGCCCCGTCGGTGGAGTAGTAGCCCGATTCGGTGGGGCACACCACGGCTTTGTAATTGGCGAATTTGGTGCCCTGAGTTTGATAATCCACCTGGCTGACCTGCGCGTAGGAATTCATGTCCTTGCGGTAAGGAAACGAGCCGGCCTTGGTGCCGTACACGAAGACCGTCAGATGGTTGTCACCCGAGGAGCCCGTGCATATCTGCCAGCCTTTGATGGAGCCCATCTGGGCTTCGCTGAAGCGAACATCGCGGTAGAGTGTGGTTTTGCCGTCGAACGTGACTTTGAGGTAGTTCTGGCTGGTAGCTGGGCGAGCGTCTTTGGATTCCGCTTTCGCTTCGGAATTGAATTGGCAAGCCGGTAGCGCGCTCACCAGCAAGCTGGCGGCAATCAGGGTCAGCAGGCGCATGACTAAAGTAAGGTTTAAGTAGAGAAAAGAAGGCCGGCAAAACAGCCCACGTAGCCTAGCTCTGGCAAGCCCATACCTCTCCCGCTCACCTCACTTATGTAGGTGTTTGCAATTACCTGAGCAGGCAACAACCGGAAAAATTAAGGGCCGCTTACAAAGCGGGGCCGCAACGTAGTGGGCACTGGCCGGCTACCGATCTTGGCGTAGCACGGGCCGCAAGTGCCCACTGGCTTAGCTGTTTTGCTGACACAAAGCTAGCGGGCAGGGTGCCCACTGGCTTTTGTCAGACGGACTTCTACTTTTCTCTGCCGGATTCTTACCGGGTCGCCTTTACTGGAAATTCACGAGGTCAGTGTAGTGCAGCTGCGGAGTGCGGCGCACTTGGGAGGGCGTGTGCCCAAATTCGCGGCGGAACGCCGTGGCAAAGTGCGCTGCGTTGGTGAAGCCCACCACTTCGGCCACTTCCTGCACGGGCTGGTCGGTGAGGGTGATGAGCTGATGAGCTACAGTAAGGCGGCGCTCGGCGATGTAGCCAAACACGGTGGTGCCGAACAATTCCTTGAACCCCTTCTTGAGCTTGAAGTCGTTGGTGCCGAACTGCCGGGCCAGTTCGAGCAAGCTCGGCGGCTCGGCGTAGTGGGTATCAAGAAAGTCGCGGACGGCGTACATAATGTCCCGGTCCCGCGACGTGGCGCGGGTGCGCAACTGCACGAGCTGGGCTTGTTGCTCGATAAACAAGTCCAGGAAGCGCGCTTCCAGAAACACTTTCTTGAGGGCCCCGCCGTAGGGGCAGGCGGCAATCTGCTGTACCAGGGCGCGTTGGGTGGGCGAAATGGCCGCGCCGGGGGCAGCAGCACAAACGGCTCGTGCCGGGCCAGACGCGTGTGGTGCAACGACAGCCACTCTTCGTTGCCGGTCACGAGCTGCGTGAAAAAGGCGGGCTCCACGTGTACTGTGCAGCAGTCGTAGTGTTGGCCCTGGAAGGTGTAGTAGTTGGTGGCCACTTCGTCGCCCACCATGTTTTGGTGCCCTTGTCCCATGTGCAAGGGGCGCGAGGCGCACGATTTCGAGCTGAGCTCCCCGTCCAGCTGGTAAAGCATGGCCGTCCAGGGGCGTTGTACGGCCAGCTCCAGCTGCAACGACTGATTGAGGTGGCCTTTGAGAACCGTCAGCTGAAAGCCCTCCAAGAAATAGTCGTTGAAGAGGAGTTTGCCTTTCGCACTCTGCCACGCCGATTCGGCGTGCAGCAAGCCGGCTTGCTGCGACACGGTGGTTTGGCAATGGTCGGTGAATTCGGCGGTGCGAAACTGGAAGAAGGGCTCCATAAGACTTTATAGCGTTAAATAAAGCGCTTTAACACATGAGATGTCAGCATATAAACCTG is a genomic window containing:
- a CDS encoding PAS domain-containing protein, with product MSDLVPSLAAFPADLQATYPQAELVWGMLEASLTGLALYSPLCDEQGRLVDFRIDLLNPTAQRILQQPARPTGTYLQYYPHTLATGVFAFHRDAFESSAPARMNVNYQADGLDNYFQLSARRVGQGLLVSFTDTADAARTEVELALRVSQAQERAARAEVELQRQQLYNILEQAPAMICLFEGPQHTFQFVNPPYQALVGNRPLVGKPIAEAMPELAGQPIFDLLDQVYRTGETFFANEMLVQLDHANDGIRELEKRYYNFIYQARHNLAGAIDGIFVFAYDVTTLVLARLEVQHLNEELAALNEELHVSNEEYLTANTALHEAQHELQQLNQKLEGRVTERTAQLSAARAETEQQRTRLARLFMQAPAAICILDGPDLIFELINPIYQQFIPKRQLLGKPLLEALPELADHAAYHTMRHVFDTGEALWQQALHMPLARTDGGVLEDRYFNYVQQPRYDEQGRIDGVLVFGFEVTELVQARQQAEALQAQVLSVAQRQVQERETLYQVFAQTPAAICIQRGPEHRYDYLNQAYQDFFPGRHLLGIPVAEALPETVASGVVALLDHVYQTGETYYGNELPLQIAQPDGSLRQMYFTFTYQAYRENGEIVGISTFAYDVKEQVVARQEREVERQLLLSLFQEAPAGICILAGPELAFEFVNPGYQQLLPGRALQDRPVFEAMPELVGTPVETLLRQVYATGQPHEAQGLHVPVARPTDGVLEDRYFTFVYQGRRDAQGHIDGILVFVFEVTEQVQARQAAEASSRQLRLITDALPVLIGYIDREEKYRFANRAYEPWFHLRAEELLGRPIREVAGPQAYPTIQPYIARALAGEPVEFEVEMPFRPGFTKHIHTIYIPDVQHGVVQGFYTLVTDVTEQVEARRQVQDLNQELAAINEKLTATNRDLHESNTLLIRTNEDLDNFIYTASHDLKAPISNIEGLLYLLRDELPADVVQQGNVAPALHLMLEAVERFKRTIEHLTDVSKLQKEHTSATQAVQLATIVEGVQQDLAPLIQETGARLLVNVSDFPPVSFSEKNLRSVVYNLLSNALKYRSPDRSLHVDVRAHVRAGYTVLEVHDNGLGIEPHQLPKLYTMFQRFHTHIEGTGIGLFMVKRMVENAGGRLEVHSQPGAGTTFFVYLPHMPQPSA
- a CDS encoding alpha/beta fold hydrolase, which translates into the protein MGQPVCHLVARAENEARLAKELAQHFCNADSALAQQFAHLTFLSDCRAELARVTVPTLLVQCSQDIAAPSEVGAYLLEHLPQATLITLDTTGHCPHLSAPLETLAAMETFLAKE
- a CDS encoding alpha/beta fold hydrolase → MFSATTVATQPNAVLERHNVRVLGCGEQVLLLCNGFGCSQHIWHRMTTVLARRYRLVLFDYVGSEATAHPLERYMSLAGYVQDVLDVCQALDLREVILVGHSIGASIGMLATIAAPHHFRQLIALAASPYFLNEADYYGGFSKEDVEQLLALMKVDHDSWANLFATLLLGPKTRQG
- a CDS encoding 3-oxoacyl-ACP synthase III family protein — protein: MIRSFIVATGSCIPEVILHNEDFLAARFFTKEGTAITQEPTDVLHRFRTITGIAARRYARPEQQASELGFIAAQQALTSSGIDAETLDYLIVAHNFGDVVHGSNRVDQVPSLASRIKARLAIKNPDCVAYDMAFGCPGWVEAVIQANYYLRSGDAKRCLVIGTETLSRVVDPHDRDTLLFSDGSGAVILEARSSIDAGILAHHTQTHAHQYASLLQMGKSYDPALQESPDRFMKMEGRKLYEFALQHVPAVIKQALDKAQVPLTQIKKVLIHQANEKMDVAILERLFLLYGEARPDLQLMPMTISWLGNSSVATVPTLLDLLLQGQLPEHQMEPGDHVILASVGAGMNINALVYRF
- a CDS encoding amidohydrolase family protein, which codes for MHNFVRILFETGVPLLTESDTYGMVIVGFSLHREFALLQSTGMRPYNILLASTVTPARYLNTIATEGTIAVGKNANLVLLEKNPLKNISNTTSIAGVLLQGQWFNRKQLEQLLTEVESAYK
- a CDS encoding RagB/SusD family nutrient uptake outer membrane protein yields the protein MIDGEETSGARFNKYRPGRQSEAKNWSNDWILYRLTDIYFYKAEALMRENGGVATPEALRLVNDVHKRAFSTADTTKEAYTAATLTLPELLAERGREVIFEGKRRTDMVRFGTIITATWWTHQPSDPTKALFPIPQQHLAANPNLAQNPGYPAL
- a CDS encoding DinB family protein, which codes for MNKRTFHIRFGSSADHSLDYLLGMLEDVRVTTWQTVQHLQVQELDWQYKAGWNTIGALLSHITALEHYFRIEYVEHRKLTEAENQQWEPALDMGKYLPQLITGQLIDAYQASLTASRQLLLEALKNLTFEDFTKQTEGYDADTGCNLAWVLFHMIEDEIYHRGQISMIRKLYKEHHG
- a CDS encoding FISUMP domain-containing protein, with the translated sequence MKRTHPFLFTALLLLTLGNSLSGCHKKDPEPTTTGGNNGDEEVINTPATAIPDELVGTWFADSNTGPLTANWEAGTFQGEQGFKEFRTMVFTKDGKNAVEYTSEVFNGSDEVQQRLYKVTGTLEYQAGNPSSLTFHAQSGVMRVFSNKYTGFKEAPIQRKDMLTYASILRGPEATTFTSSINYLTAKRVDGANLISVKYRKVGGGSVPTNPGGLYTKPPTTGTYVQVGNLYYPTVSIGSQEWMSVNYAGNGGIKDDSKPHYGAFLKFVDLAAIPVPAGWRIPTRRDYEQLLASQGLALDQWGSTNGEDLDSKRRLGRLMATTGWLKQDGYATNSSGFTAVPANLRVTNGSPNGEGTNCLLWTSEKDASDNPLAFQIIQLPSDTYAAIRAYPVGYNPPHLPVRLVRDK
- a CDS encoding helix-turn-helix transcriptional regulator, yielding MAVVAPHASGPARAVCAAAPGAAISPTQRALVQQIAACPYGGALKKVFLEARFLDLFIEQQAQLVQLRTRATSRDRDIMYAVRDFLDTHYAEPPSLLELARQFGTNDFKLKKGFKELFGTTVFGYIAERRLTVAHQLITLTDQPVQEVAEVVGFTNAAHFATAFRREFGHTPSQVRRTPQLHYTDLVNFQ